One genomic region from Jilunia laotingensis encodes:
- a CDS encoding cobyric acid synthase: protein MKRLHPIMFAGTGSDVGKSIIAAAFCRIFLQDGYQPAPFKAQNMALNSYATPEGLEIGRAQAVQAEAANVPCHTDMNPLLLKPSSDHTSQVVLNGRPIGNRNAYEYFQREGREELRGQVNAAFDRLAARYNPVVMEGAGSISEINLRESDLVNLPMAIHAGADVILVADIDRGGVFASVYGSVMLLTPEERKHIKGILINKFRGDIRLFESGVKMLEELCNVPVVGVVPYYKDIYIEEEDSVMLQTKSVQAMHGKVNVAVVLLRHLSNFTDFNVLELDPRVHLFYTNNVDELMKADIILLPGSKSTLDDLYELRRNGVAQAVIRAHREGATVMGICGGYQMMGLEVCDPGHVEGEIDRLPGLGLLPVTTKMQGDKITRQVRFRLHENCRVDATGDSPLLEGYEIHMGATVPLETPSPLNRFDDGREDGYFVDQTCMGTYVHGILDNPGFVDFLLRPFADRLADAAPFDYRAFKEEQYNKLAAHVRSHVDMPLIYKILTDHD, encoded by the coding sequence ATGAAACGACTACATCCTATTATGTTTGCCGGAACAGGCAGCGATGTCGGTAAAAGCATCATTGCTGCTGCTTTCTGCCGTATCTTTTTGCAGGACGGCTATCAGCCTGCACCCTTCAAGGCTCAGAATATGGCATTAAATTCGTATGCTACTCCCGAAGGTCTTGAGATAGGGCGTGCCCAAGCCGTACAGGCTGAAGCTGCAAACGTACCGTGCCATACGGACATGAATCCTCTGCTGCTGAAACCGTCTTCGGATCATACTTCACAGGTGGTACTCAATGGCCGCCCCATCGGCAATCGCAATGCCTATGAGTATTTCCAGCGTGAAGGACGTGAAGAGTTGCGTGGACAGGTCAATGCGGCTTTCGACCGTCTTGCCGCCCGCTACAACCCGGTGGTGATGGAAGGAGCCGGAAGCATTTCCGAGATAAATTTACGGGAGAGCGATCTGGTCAACCTTCCGATGGCGATCCATGCCGGTGCGGACGTGATCCTGGTGGCCGACATCGACCGGGGAGGGGTGTTTGCCAGTGTCTATGGTTCGGTCATGCTGCTGACACCGGAAGAGAGGAAGCATATCAAAGGCATACTGATCAATAAGTTCCGTGGGGATATCCGGCTGTTTGAGTCGGGAGTGAAGATGCTGGAAGAGCTGTGTAATGTACCTGTGGTCGGAGTAGTTCCTTATTATAAGGATATCTATATCGAAGAGGAGGATTCGGTGATGCTGCAAACCAAATCGGTTCAGGCCATGCATGGCAAAGTGAATGTGGCTGTCGTGCTTCTTCGCCATCTCAGCAATTTTACGGACTTTAATGTGCTGGAGCTAGATCCGAGGGTTCACCTTTTCTACACTAACAATGTTGACGAATTGATGAAAGCCGATATCATTCTTTTGCCCGGTTCTAAAAGTACGCTTGACGACCTTTATGAGCTGCGACGCAACGGGGTGGCTCAGGCTGTCATTCGCGCCCACCGTGAAGGAGCTACGGTCATGGGCATTTGTGGAGGTTATCAGATGATGGGGCTCGAGGTGTGCGACCCCGGTCATGTGGAGGGTGAGATAGACCGTCTTCCCGGACTTGGTTTGCTGCCTGTGACAACGAAGATGCAAGGGGATAAGATCACCCGGCAGGTTCGTTTCCGGCTTCATGAGAATTGCCGGGTGGATGCTACGGGGGATTCACCGTTGCTCGAAGGGTATGAAATCCATATGGGGGCAACCGTTCCTTTGGAGACACCCTCGCCTCTGAACCGTTTCGACGATGGCAGGGAGGATGGATACTTTGTCGATCAAACTTGCATGGGGACGTATGTGCATGGCATTCTCGACAATCCCGGTTTCGTGGACTTTCTACTCAGACCCTTTGCCGACCGGTTGGCAGATGCCGCACCGTTCGACTACCGGGCATTCAAGGAGGAACAATATAATAAACTTGCGGCTCATGTGCGAAGCCATGTCGATATGCCGTTGATCTATAAAATACTTACCGACCATGATTGA
- a CDS encoding threonine-phosphate decarboxylase, protein MIEGHGDDSYKYRLPITSNFSSNVYNKVDLAGLHCHLSHRMAAISSYPEPEPYSLERCLAERHRLPEASVCVTNGATEAIYLIAQTFRGTNTAIWMPTFSEYADACRMHGHRLTSVYALDDTLSEEVRMVWLCNPNNPTGEVRDKEYLKEYIKAHSEVCFVIDQSYEYFTLQPLFSAVEAAEFPNVLLLHSMTKRYAIPGLRLGYITGDSGLLYRIRTNRMPWSVNGLAIEAGMYLLSQGIPGAISMEEYLKECTRLRHKLESLGGLEVWPTDTHFMLVRLRFGKASALKDYLANEHGILIRDASNFEGLSEGFFRIATQTPEENDRLVEAIGKWFQI, encoded by the coding sequence ATGATTGAAGGACACGGAGACGACTCCTATAAATACCGATTGCCCATAACGAGCAATTTTAGTTCGAATGTATACAATAAGGTTGACCTTGCCGGTCTGCACTGCCATCTCAGCCATCGTATGGCTGCGATATCGTCCTATCCCGAACCTGAACCCTACTCGTTAGAGAGATGTTTGGCGGAACGGCATCGGCTTCCCGAGGCATCCGTCTGTGTCACCAACGGGGCTACGGAGGCTATCTATCTGATAGCCCAGACTTTTCGTGGAACAAATACTGCCATTTGGATGCCTACCTTTAGCGAATATGCCGATGCTTGCCGGATGCACGGTCATCGGTTGACTTCTGTTTATGCATTGGATGATACTTTATCCGAAGAGGTACGCATGGTGTGGTTGTGCAATCCGAACAATCCTACGGGAGAGGTGCGTGACAAGGAGTATCTGAAGGAGTACATCAAGGCGCATTCCGAAGTATGTTTTGTTATCGACCAGTCTTATGAATATTTCACATTGCAGCCTCTTTTTAGCGCGGTGGAGGCAGCGGAGTTCCCGAATGTACTTTTGTTGCACTCCATGACCAAACGATATGCCATTCCGGGGCTGCGGCTCGGTTATATAACGGGCGATTCGGGATTGCTTTACCGGATTCGTACGAACCGGATGCCGTGGTCGGTCAACGGACTGGCTATCGAAGCCGGAATGTATCTATTGTCCCAAGGTATTCCGGGGGCTATCTCTATGGAGGAATATCTTAAGGAATGTACACGTCTGCGCCACAAGCTTGAATCGTTGGGCGGCCTTGAGGTATGGCCTACCGATACTCATTTCATGCTTGTCCGGTTGCGCTTCGGCAAAGCATCGGCATTGAAAGATTATCTGGCGAATGAGCATGGCATTCTTATCCGGGACGCATCCAACTTTGAAGGACTCAGTGAGGGGTTTTTCCGTATAGCTACGCAAACTCCGGAGGAGAACGACCGGCTGGTGGAAGCTATCGGTAAGTGGTTTCAAATCTGA
- the cbiB gene encoding adenosylcobinamide-phosphate synthase CbiB has translation MEELLPLMIVIFIIVALPLAFAWLCDRLWGDPMWLPHPVVLFGKMISGGEHLLNRGNHRRLKGGILAITYIILVYVSTDLFLSWLLSVCSKDGGLLLILVFLVNVILIFYCLAGTTLIREVRMVFEAVDRSLEEGRKQVARIVGRDTSELSAQEVRTAALETLAENLSDGVIAPLFWYALLGIPGMLAYKMVNTLDSMIGYKNQRYILFGRVAARIDDVANYLPARLTAFLMVIAGGRISLFSFVRKYGRQHASPNSGYPEAALAGILKCRFGGPHNYFGEEVWKPYIGHNDRLLTTEDMKKAVSINERAETIMVLLTMVVRVTCAFLFL, from the coding sequence ATGGAAGAGTTGCTGCCGTTGATGATTGTTATTTTTATTATAGTTGCTTTACCTTTGGCGTTTGCTTGGTTGTGCGATCGTTTGTGGGGTGATCCTATGTGGCTGCCTCATCCGGTGGTACTTTTCGGCAAGATGATTTCTGGTGGCGAACATCTCTTGAACCGCGGTAATCACAGGCGGTTGAAAGGAGGCATATTGGCCATAACTTATATTATACTGGTCTACGTTTCGACGGACTTATTTTTATCTTGGCTGTTGAGCGTTTGTTCAAAAGACGGGGGACTGCTATTGATACTTGTGTTTCTTGTCAATGTCATTCTTATATTCTATTGTTTGGCAGGTACGACATTGATCCGTGAAGTCAGGATGGTCTTTGAGGCGGTAGACCGTTCTTTGGAAGAAGGCCGGAAACAGGTAGCGCGTATTGTGGGTAGGGATACTTCGGAACTTTCGGCACAGGAAGTACGTACGGCCGCTCTTGAAACGTTGGCGGAGAATCTGAGCGATGGGGTGATCGCACCGCTTTTCTGGTATGCTTTATTGGGTATTCCCGGTATGCTTGCCTACAAGATGGTGAATACGCTCGACTCGATGATTGGATATAAAAATCAACGGTATATTCTTTTCGGGAGGGTGGCTGCGCGTATCGATGATGTGGCGAATTATCTGCCTGCCCGTTTGACCGCTTTTCTGATGGTTATTGCCGGTGGGCGCATTTCGCTTTTTTCTTTTGTCCGGAAGTATGGCAGGCAACATGCCAGTCCTAATTCCGGCTATCCGGAAGCGGCTTTGGCTGGGATTCTGAAATGCCGTTTCGGAGGACCGCACAACTATTTTGGTGAAGAAGTCTGGAAGCCCTATATCGGTCATAATGACCGCCTGTTGACTACGGAAGATATGAAAAAGGCGGTTTCCATCAATGAACGGGCGGAAACGATCATGGTCTTATTGACGATGGTGGTTCGGGTGACCTGTGCATTTCTATTCTTATGA
- the cobC gene encoding alpha-ribazole phosphatase, with protein MEITLIRHTSVDVPKGICYGQTDVPLKDSFEQEAALTAEQLKDQRFDKVYTSPLSRCARLADYCGYPEAIRDKRLMELNFGVWEMQRFDEIRDPRLEEWYNDYFHVAATDGESFGMQMQRVSEFLDELMHSNHRRVAVFAHGGVLICAQIYAGIIPLEEAFRTIPAYGEVIRIEMHRSPEPPSSIRP; from the coding sequence ATGGAAATAACTCTTATCCGCCATACATCGGTCGATGTTCCCAAAGGCATCTGTTATGGGCAGACAGACGTTCCTTTGAAAGACAGTTTTGAGCAGGAAGCTGCCCTGACTGCCGAACAATTGAAAGATCAACGATTTGACAAGGTATATACGAGTCCCCTGAGCCGTTGCGCCCGTTTAGCCGATTATTGCGGCTACCCGGAAGCCATCCGTGACAAACGGCTCATGGAATTGAATTTCGGAGTCTGGGAGATGCAAAGATTTGATGAAATACGCGATCCCAGACTGGAAGAATGGTACAATGATTATTTCCATGTGGCAGCCACCGACGGAGAATCTTTTGGCATGCAAATGCAAAGGGTGTCTGAGTTTCTGGATGAATTAATGCACAGTAACCATCGGCGCGTTGCCGTTTTTGCCCACGGAGGCGTATTGATCTGTGCCCAAATCTACGCGGGAATTATTCCATTGGAAGAAGCCTTCCGTACTATTCCGGCTTATGGGGAAGTCATAAGAATAGAAATGCACAGGTCACCCGAACCACCATCGTCAATAAGACCATGA
- a CDS encoding adenosylcobinamide-GDP ribazoletransferase: MNLLAAFIFFTRLPFWRLKEVPAKCFKHVVPYWALTGWLTGGIMVAVLWSTAQVLPYPVAMLMALISRLLVTGALHEDGLADFLDGFGGGTTRERILSIMKDSHIGSYGVIGLILYFLLSWTVLISIPLHLACLILLTGDPWCKFTSSQLINYLPYARKEEESKAKVVYNRMSLPEWIIGFISGSVPFLFLLPTDLWGAGLFPVGILIGLCWLMKRKLKGYTGDCCGAMFLISELSFYLGIVIFMQWK, encoded by the coding sequence ATGAATCTATTAGCGGCTTTCATATTTTTTACAAGACTGCCTTTCTGGAGGTTGAAAGAAGTTCCGGCAAAGTGTTTTAAACATGTAGTGCCCTACTGGGCATTAACCGGGTGGCTGACTGGGGGTATAATGGTAGCCGTACTATGGTCGACAGCACAGGTTCTCCCCTATCCTGTGGCTATGTTAATGGCCCTGATAAGCCGTCTTTTGGTCACCGGGGCATTACATGAAGACGGATTGGCCGATTTTTTGGATGGCTTCGGTGGAGGAACTACCCGAGAACGGATTCTTTCTATCATGAAAGATTCGCATATCGGCAGCTACGGTGTTATCGGACTCATCCTCTATTTCCTGTTATCCTGGACAGTGCTTATATCCATCCCCTTACATCTGGCTTGCCTGATTCTGCTTACCGGAGATCCCTGGTGCAAATTTACTTCCTCCCAGCTTATCAACTATCTGCCGTATGCCCGTAAAGAAGAGGAAAGCAAAGCAAAAGTCGTATATAACAGGATGTCCTTACCGGAGTGGATCATCGGCTTCATCAGTGGCTCGGTGCCCTTCCTGTTCCTGTTACCGACTGATCTCTGGGGGGCAGGATTATTTCCTGTCGGGATATTGATCGGCCTTTGTTGGTTGATGAAACGGAAGTTAAAAGGTTATACGGGAGATTGCTGCGGGGCAATGTTCCTCATTAGCGAATTATCTTTTTATTTAGGAATAGTCATTTTTATGCAATGGAAATAA
- the cobT gene encoding nicotinate-nucleotide--dimethylbenzimidazole phosphoribosyltransferase: protein MKTFNITSPDKAIREALIDKINNLTKPKGSLGRLEELALQIGLIQQTLNPMLKNPQNIIFAADHGIVDEGVSLSPKEITWQQISNFLHGGAGINFLCRQHGFELKIVDAGVDYDLPYEKGIIDMKVRKSTRNYLHEAAMTKEEMDLCIERGAEIVHRSHEEGCNLISFGEMGIGNTSSSSIWMTCFTNIPLEQCVGAGSGLDNEGIRHKYNVLKQALDNYQGDHSTEDILCYFGGLEMVMAVGAMLQAAELHMVILIDGFIMTNCILAASKLYPEVLEYAIFGHCGDESGHKSVLDALGVKPLLNLDLRLGEGSGAICAYPIVDSAVRMINEMDNFAHASITKYF from the coding sequence ATGAAAACATTTAATATAACAAGTCCCGACAAAGCTATCCGTGAAGCACTTATTGACAAGATTAATAACTTGACGAAACCTAAAGGATCATTGGGCAGACTGGAGGAACTAGCCTTACAAATAGGATTGATACAGCAAACACTGAATCCTATGCTGAAAAATCCACAGAATATCATCTTCGCTGCCGATCACGGGATAGTTGACGAAGGAGTGAGCCTCTCGCCCAAAGAAATCACCTGGCAACAGATCAGCAATTTCCTGCATGGAGGTGCGGGAATTAATTTCCTTTGCCGGCAACATGGGTTTGAATTAAAGATTGTGGATGCCGGAGTAGATTATGACCTCCCTTACGAAAAGGGTATCATCGATATGAAAGTACGTAAAAGTACAAGAAATTATCTGCATGAAGCAGCCATGACAAAAGAAGAGATGGATCTCTGCATAGAACGCGGTGCAGAAATAGTACACCGTTCACACGAAGAGGGGTGCAACCTGATCAGTTTTGGCGAAATGGGTATAGGCAATACTTCGTCCTCTTCGATTTGGATGACTTGTTTTACAAATATCCCGTTGGAACAATGTGTTGGTGCCGGTAGCGGATTGGACAACGAAGGTATCCGTCATAAATATAATGTGCTGAAGCAAGCACTGGACAATTATCAAGGTGATCATAGCACAGAAGATATTCTCTGTTACTTCGGAGGTTTGGAAATGGTGATGGCAGTAGGTGCGATGCTTCAGGCGGCAGAACTTCACATGGTCATTCTGATAGATGGCTTTATCATGACTAACTGCATATTGGCTGCCTCCAAACTTTATCCCGAAGTGCTGGAATATGCTATTTTCGGACATTGCGGAGATGAATCCGGTCATAAATCAGTGCTTGATGCATTGGGGGTTAAACCATTATTAAACTTGGACTTACGTTTAGGCGAAGGGTCAGGGGCTATTTGTGCTTACCCCATCGTAGATTCTGCCGTACGTATGATTAATGAGATGGATAACTTTGCACATGCGTCTATTACGAAATACTTTTAG
- the cobU gene encoding bifunctional adenosylcobinamide kinase/adenosylcobinamide-phosphate guanylyltransferase, whose translation MRQIILITGGARSGKSSYAEKLALSLSPNPVYMATSRIWDEEFRQRVLRHQANRGPEWTNIEEEKELSRHQLEGRVILIDCVTLWCTNFFFDLDADIDKALTAAKEEFSRFTKQNATFIFVTNEIGMGGTSENEVQRKFTDMQGWMNQYIAAQADKVILMVTGIPVNVK comes from the coding sequence ATGAGACAAATTATACTCATCACCGGAGGAGCGCGCTCAGGGAAAAGCAGTTATGCCGAGAAACTGGCATTATCCCTTTCACCCAATCCGGTTTATATGGCTACATCGCGTATTTGGGATGAAGAATTTCGTCAAAGGGTACTCCGCCATCAGGCGAACAGGGGCCCGGAATGGACAAACATAGAGGAAGAAAAGGAACTGAGCCGCCATCAGCTGGAAGGACGGGTCATTCTGATCGATTGCGTGACATTATGGTGTACTAATTTCTTTTTCGACCTTGATGCAGATATCGATAAAGCACTAACAGCCGCTAAAGAAGAGTTTTCCCGTTTTACCAAGCAAAATGCTACCTTTATATTTGTTACGAATGAAATAGGTATGGGTGGTACCTCGGAGAATGAAGTTCAACGCAAGTTTACAGATATGCAGGGATGGATGAACCAGTACATTGCTGCACAAGCCGATAAGGTTATATTAATGGTTACCGGAATTCCGGTAAATGTTAAGTAA
- a CDS encoding DUF5053 domain-containing protein: MKADIERLKERFVNAITDAEIEAIDKEVKSLVDRDIDRFSEGMLECIKDTNKEADELLLRDKLESVLPFISVSALVKTYFKKSPQWFYQRLNGSLVNGKPVKFNEGELKILSTALNDIGKKITQAAAFVF; the protein is encoded by the coding sequence ATGAAAGCGGATATAGAAAGATTAAAAGAACGTTTTGTCAATGCCATTACCGATGCTGAGATTGAAGCTATAGATAAGGAAGTCAAATCCCTTGTGGATAGAGATATTGATAGGTTCTCCGAGGGCATGTTAGAATGTATTAAGGATACCAACAAAGAAGCCGATGAACTGTTATTGAGAGACAAGTTGGAATCTGTGCTTCCTTTTATTTCGGTTTCAGCCCTTGTTAAGACTTACTTTAAGAAATCACCACAATGGTTTTACCAGCGTCTAAACGGTAGCCTTGTGAATGGTAAGCCTGTCAAGTTCAATGAAGGTGAGCTTAAAATATTATCCACAGCATTGAACGATATAGGGAAGAAGATAACCCAAGCTGCTGCTTTTGTTTTTTGA
- the proS gene encoding proline--tRNA ligase, which yields MAKELKDLTKRSENYSQWYNDLVVKADLAEQSAVRGCMVIKPYGYAIWEKMQRQLDDMFKETGHVNAYFPLLIPKSFLSREAEHVEGFAKECAVVTHHRLKNSPDGKGVVVDPEAKLEEELIIRPTSETIIWNTYKNWINSYRDLPILCNQWANVMRWEMRTRLFLRTAEFLWQEGHTAHATREEAEAEAVRMLNVYAEFAEKYMAVPVVKGVKSANERFAGALDTYTIEAMMQDGKALQSGTSHFLGQNFAKAFDVQFVNKENKMEYVWATSWGVSTRLMGALIMTHSDDNGLVLPPHLAPIQVVIVPIYKSEEQLKQIDTKVEGIVAKLKALGISVKYDNADNKRPGFKFADYELKGVPVRLVMGGRDLENNTMEVMRRDTLEKETISCEGIETYVQKLLEDIQANIYRKALNHRQSLTKSVDTYEEFKEEIEKGGFILAHWDGTTETEEKIKEETKATIRCIPFESMVEGDKEPGKCMVTGKPSACRVIFARSY from the coding sequence ATGGCAAAAGAACTGAAAGACCTTACCAAACGTAGCGAGAACTATTCGCAGTGGTATAATGATTTGGTGGTAAAAGCCGATTTGGCAGAACAGTCGGCTGTGCGTGGATGTATGGTGATCAAACCTTACGGATACGCTATTTGGGAGAAGATGCAACGTCAGCTGGATGATATGTTTAAGGAAACCGGTCACGTCAATGCTTACTTCCCGCTTTTAATCCCGAAATCTTTTCTCAGCCGTGAGGCAGAACATGTAGAGGGCTTTGCTAAGGAATGTGCAGTGGTAACCCATCACCGCTTGAAAAACTCTCCTGATGGTAAAGGGGTCGTGGTCGATCCGGAAGCCAAACTTGAAGAGGAGCTTATTATTCGTCCGACTTCGGAGACAATCATCTGGAATACTTATAAGAATTGGATCAACTCTTATCGCGATCTGCCTATCTTGTGCAATCAATGGGCCAATGTGATGCGTTGGGAAATGCGTACCCGTCTTTTCCTACGTACTGCCGAATTCTTGTGGCAAGAAGGTCATACGGCACATGCCACCCGTGAGGAAGCGGAAGCGGAAGCTGTACGTATGTTGAATGTATATGCCGAGTTTGCAGAAAAATACATGGCTGTCCCGGTTGTAAAAGGAGTGAAGTCTGCAAATGAACGTTTTGCGGGTGCGCTCGATACTTATACCATCGAGGCTATGATGCAGGATGGAAAAGCTTTACAAAGCGGTACGTCTCATTTCCTAGGACAGAACTTTGCCAAGGCATTCGATGTGCAGTTCGTGAATAAAGAAAATAAAATGGAATATGTATGGGCTACTTCATGGGGCGTTTCTACTCGCCTGATGGGTGCTTTGATCATGACTCATTCCGATGACAACGGGTTGGTATTGCCTCCACATCTGGCTCCGATTCAGGTGGTTATCGTCCCTATCTATAAGAGCGAAGAACAGTTGAAACAGATCGATACTAAAGTTGAAGGTATTGTTGCCAAACTAAAAGCATTGGGTATTTCTGTGAAATATGACAATGCCGATAACAAACGTCCGGGCTTTAAATTCGCTGATTATGAGCTGAAGGGGGTACCTGTGCGTCTTGTTATGGGTGGTCGCGATTTGGAAAACAATACGATGGAGGTTATGCGCCGTGACACGTTGGAGAAAGAAACGATTTCTTGCGAGGGCATTGAAACATACGTCCAGAAGTTACTTGAAGATATTCAGGCTAATATTTACCGGAAAGCTTTGAATCACCGTCAATCACTGACCAAGAGTGTGGATACTTACGAAGAATTCAAAGAGGAGATCGAAAAAGGCGGCTTTATTCTCGCTCACTGGGACGGTACGACTGAAACGGAGGAGAAGATTAAGGAAGAAACCAAGGCTACCATCCGTTGTATTCCGTTCGAATCGATGGTGGAAGGCGATAAAGAACCGGGTAAATGTATGGTTACCGGGAAACCTTCTGCTTGCAGGGTGATATTTGCACGTTCTTATTAA
- a CDS encoding bacterioferritin yields MIKREKSIELLNKAVADEMTAVNQYMYFHFRLDDMGYDLLSNYFKRTAITEMMHVELLAERILFLKGEVEMKCSEPVEKIHDVKAMLEKAVEMESGSVEDYNKWANECAQHADSATKKVFENLVVQEEEHLDRFETEIDNLAKFGDNYLALQSIERSKVVSAGIPAAE; encoded by the coding sequence ATGATTAAAAGAGAAAAAAGCATTGAACTGCTCAACAAAGCAGTTGCCGATGAAATGACCGCTGTCAATCAGTACATGTATTTTCATTTCCGCCTTGACGATATGGGTTACGATCTTCTTTCCAACTACTTCAAGCGTACGGCTATTACGGAAATGATGCACGTAGAGCTTTTGGCAGAACGTATTCTATTTCTGAAAGGCGAAGTAGAAATGAAGTGTTCTGAACCCGTAGAGAAAATTCACGATGTAAAAGCGATGCTTGAAAAAGCAGTAGAAATGGAAAGCGGTAGCGTGGAGGATTATAATAAATGGGCAAACGAATGTGCGCAACACGCTGACTCTGCCACAAAGAAAGTATTCGAGAATCTGGTTGTTCAGGAAGAAGAACATCTCGACAGATTTGAAACAGAAATTGATAACTTGGCAAAATTCGGAGATAATTATCTGGCATTACAATCTATCGAACGTAGCAAAGTGGTTTCAGCAGGTATTCCGGCTGCAGAATAA
- a CDS encoding response regulator transcription factor codes for MKILIVEDEPSLRELIQRSLEKERYVVEVAGDFISALRKIEDYDYDCVLLDIMLPDGSGLDLLEKLKDMHKRENVIIISAKDSLEDKVLGLELGADDYLPKPFHLAELNARIKSVIRRQHNDGEMDIRLGNIRVIPDKFQVLVDEKEIELNRKEYNILLYFINRPGRLVNKTTLAESVWGDHIDQVDNFDFIYAQIKNLRKKLKDAGATAELKAVYGFGYKMVEE; via the coding sequence ATGAAGATATTAATTGTTGAAGACGAGCCTTCGTTACGCGAACTTATACAACGTTCATTGGAAAAAGAACGTTACGTGGTGGAAGTAGCGGGTGATTTTATATCTGCTCTTCGTAAAATTGAAGATTATGATTATGATTGCGTCTTATTGGATATCATGTTGCCCGACGGCAGTGGGCTCGATCTGCTTGAGAAGCTGAAAGATATGCATAAACGGGAAAATGTAATTATCATTTCCGCCAAGGATTCTTTGGAAGACAAGGTGTTAGGATTGGAATTAGGGGCCGATGATTATCTGCCGAAACCTTTTCACCTGGCGGAATTGAATGCACGGATTAAGAGTGTGATCCGTCGTCAGCATAATGATGGAGAAATGGATATTCGTTTGGGCAATATCCGTGTGATTCCGGACAAGTTTCAGGTATTGGTCGATGAAAAAGAGATAGAACTCAACCGGAAGGAATACAATATTCTTCTCTATTTCATCAATCGCCCCGGCCGGTTGGTCAACAAAACAACCCTTGCCGAATCGGTTTGGGGAGATCATATCGACCAGGTGGACAATTTTGACTTTATCTATGCCCAGATAAAGAATCTTCGTAAAAAATTGAAAGATGCCGGGGCAACCGCAGAGCTTAAAGCTGTATATGGTTTTGGTTACAAAATGGTTGAGGAGTAG